The following are from one region of the Desulfuromonas acetexigens genome:
- a CDS encoding class II fumarate hydratase codes for MNVTREEQDSMGSMPVPADALYGAQTARARENFPISGLRFSRPFLRALGMIKQRAARVNLELGLLHRERAMAIMEAAEEVITGELDGHFVLDIFQTGSGTSTNMNANEVIANRAIQLLGQVEGGRAVHPNDHVNLGQSSNDVIPTALHLAAAVEIRQSLLPALAELRRGLEEKAAAFDDIVKIGRTHLQDATPIRLGQVFSGYARQLEMAGRRLEQALAGLCELPLGGTAVGTGINTHPEFAGRVIAGLAETTGLPFVEADNHFEAQAAKDAVVMASGALKACAVALYKIANDIRLLGSGPRCGLGELLLPPVQPGSSIMPGKVNPVMAEALIQACAQVIGNDAAITLGGLGSNFELNVMMPLMAHNLLQSIELLSRVSGQFNAKCIQDLQADRKRCESLVEQSLAMVTALAPVIGYDRAAALAKQAWESGRTVREVALAERLLPEAELTRILDPRPMTEPGIAGRS; via the coding sequence ATGAACGTCACCCGCGAAGAACAGGATTCGATGGGGAGCATGCCCGTCCCCGCTGACGCTCTCTACGGTGCTCAAACCGCCCGCGCCCGAGAAAACTTTCCCATCTCCGGCCTGCGCTTTTCTCGCCCCTTCCTGCGCGCTCTGGGGATGATCAAGCAGCGCGCCGCCCGGGTCAACCTGGAGCTGGGGCTGTTGCACCGGGAACGGGCCATGGCGATCATGGAAGCGGCCGAGGAGGTCATTACCGGCGAACTCGACGGGCACTTCGTCCTCGACATCTTTCAGACCGGCTCGGGGACGAGCACCAACATGAACGCCAACGAGGTCATCGCCAACCGGGCCATCCAGCTGCTCGGGCAGGTCGAAGGCGGCCGAGCGGTTCATCCCAACGACCACGTCAACCTCGGCCAGTCAAGTAACGATGTCATCCCCACCGCCTTGCACCTGGCCGCCGCCGTGGAGATCCGGCAAAGCCTGCTGCCAGCCCTTGCCGAGCTGCGCCGGGGGCTCGAAGAAAAGGCGGCCGCCTTCGACGATATCGTCAAGATCGGTCGCACCCATCTGCAGGACGCCACGCCGATCCGCCTTGGCCAGGTCTTTTCCGGCTACGCCCGCCAGCTGGAGATGGCCGGCCGCCGCCTGGAGCAGGCCCTGGCGGGGCTCTGCGAACTCCCCCTGGGCGGCACCGCCGTCGGCACCGGCATCAACACCCATCCCGAGTTTGCCGGACGGGTCATTGCCGGCCTGGCCGAAACCACCGGGTTGCCCTTCGTCGAAGCGGACAACCATTTCGAGGCGCAGGCGGCCAAGGATGCCGTGGTCATGGCGAGCGGCGCCCTGAAAGCCTGCGCCGTGGCCCTGTACAAGATCGCCAACGATATCCGCCTGCTCGGCAGCGGCCCGCGTTGCGGCCTCGGCGAACTGCTGCTGCCGCCGGTCCAGCCGGGGAGTTCGATCATGCCCGGCAAGGTCAATCCGGTGATGGCCGAAGCCCTCATCCAGGCGTGCGCCCAAGTGATCGGCAACGACGCCGCCATCACCCTCGGCGGGCTGGGGAGCAATTTCGAGCTCAACGTGATGATGCCGCTTATGGCCCACAACCTGTTGCAATCGATCGAGCTGCTGAGCCGCGTGTCCGGTCAATTCAACGCAAAATGCATCCAGGATCTGCAAGCCGACCGCAAGCGTTGCGAATCGTTGGTGGAACAGAGCCTGGCCATGGTCACGGCCCTCGCCCCGGTCATCGGTTACGACCGCGCCGCCGCCCTGGCCAAGCAGGCCTGGGAGAGCGGACGCACGGTGCGGGAGGTCGCCCTGGCCGAAAGGTTGCTCCCCGAGGCTGAATTGACGCGGATTCTCGACCCCCGGCCGATGACCGAGCCGGGCATCGCCGGACGTTCGTAG